In the genome of Raphanus sativus cultivar WK10039 chromosome 4, ASM80110v3, whole genome shotgun sequence, one region contains:
- the LOC108838930 gene encoding uncharacterized protein LOC108838930 isoform X3, producing the protein MKLPTGFVRQNHFLTVKSVRNFDTSNLIVPPLCVLRRINQFLHPGVLRSCRPVCVDLAVSLCSKASKKLKNMDSEGDIGKESLLLITQGAEARVFESTFVGRRSIVKERFSKKYRHPILDVKLTLKRLNAEARCMTKARKLGVCTPVLYAVDPLLHSLTLEYIQGVSVKDVFLEFGANGMIVEEEQRLDDIAAQIGEAIAKLHDGGLSHGDLTTSNMLLRSGTNQLVLIDFGLSFTSSLPEDKAVDLYVLERALLSMHSSCGNVMDRILTAYRKSSKQWSATFNKLAQVRQRGRKRTMIG; encoded by the exons atgaaaCTTCCGACCGGTTTTGTTCGTCAGAACCATTTTCTAACCGTAAAATCGGTCAGAAACTTCGATACATCAAACCTAATCGTTCCTCCCCTCTGTGTGCTGCGCCGAATCAACCAGTTTCTTCACCCCGGCGTGCTCCGATCTTGCCGTCCGGTCTGTGTCGATCTCGCCGTCAG TTTGTGCAGCAAGGCTTCCAAGAAACTTAAGAATATGGACAGTGAGGGAGACATTGGGAAGGAATCTCTCCTTCTGATAACACAAGGAGCTGAAGCT AGGGTGTTCGAGTCTACATTTGTGGGAAGAAGGTCCATCGTTAAAGAGCGATTCTCCAAGAAGTATAGACACCCGATTCTGGATGTGAAACTCACACTCAAACGATTGAATGCCGAGGCAAGGTGTATGACGAAAGCAAGAAAGCTCGGAGTTTGTACTCCAGTCCTCTATGCGGTGGATCCTCTGCTCCATTCCTTGACGCTCGAGTACATCCAAGGCGTCTCTGTCAAAGACGTTTTCCTAGAGTTTGGTGCCAATGGGATGATAGTCGAGGAGGAACAACGGTTGGATGATATAGCTGCTCAGATTGGTGAGGCCATCGCTAAGCTCCATGATGGTGGCTTGTCTCACGGTGACTTGACCACTTCAAACATGTTACTCAGAAGCGGTACAAATCAGCTG GTACTAATTGATTTCGGGTTGAGTTTCACGTCGAGCTTGCCGGAAGACAAAGCTGTTGATCTATATGTACTTGAAAGAGCCTTGCTCTCAATGCATTCTTCATGCGGAAACGTG ATGGATCGTATACTGACAGCATATAGGAAGTCCTCAAAGCAATGGTCAGCCACGTTTAACAAGCTCGCACAAG TGAGGCAACGAGGAAGAAAGCGTACTATGATTGGATGA
- the LOC108838395 gene encoding cyclin-dependent kinase F-4, producing MERYNLIKEVGDGTFGNVWRAVNKQTGEVVAIKKMKKKYYSWEECINLREVKSLSRMNHPNIVKLKGVIRENDILYFVFEYMECNLYQLMKDRPKLFAESDIRNWCFQVFQGLSYMHQRGYFHRDLKPENLLVSKDVIKIADLGLAREINSSPPYTEYVSTRWYRAPEVLLRSYVYTSKVDMWAMGAILAELLSLRPLFPGASEADEIYKICSVIGSPTEQTWLEGLNLASVINYQFPRLSGVPLSSLMPYASAEAVNLVERLCSWDPSNRPTAAEALQHPFFQSCYYVPPSLRAKQSAGQRGTLEHQQQYVKRLPAALTNTANNNKPYNSYAAAKANAPSFGACQTQRKLEMHNKIINHDTRWNNKAVGSYHVRDARYIPPPGRKSPSSMKNWVFPRGPSETASKQANGAVGEGRWSQSQSQKPAMKAGWVGESGEMFLRPIQPPNPYSRRIAG from the exons ATGGAGAG GTATAATTTAATCAAAGAAGTTGGTGATGGAACGTTTGGGAATGTTTGGCGAGCTGTCAATAAACAGACGGGTGAAGTT GTTGCGATcaaaaagatgaagaaaaagTATTACTCTTGGGAAGAATGTATTAATCTGAGAGAAGTGAAG TCGCTTAGCAGAATGAACCATCCAAACATTGTGAAGCTGAAGGGAGTCATCCGAGAAAATGATATTCTATACTTTGTGTTCGAGTACATG GAGTGCAATCTTTACCAGCTTATGAAGGATCGCCCTAAGCTATTCGCAGAATCTGATATCCGAAATTGGTGCTTTCAAGTCTTTCAAGGCCTTTCTTACATGCATCAGCGTGGATACTTCCACCGAGATCTTAAGCCAG AAAATCTATTAGTCTCTAAAGATGTTATTAAGATTGCTGATCTTGGCTTGGCTCGGGAGATTAACTCAAGTCCACCTTATACAGAGTATGTCTCTACACGCTG GTACAGAGCACCTGAAGTACTGCTACGGTCATATGTATACACATCAAAAGTTG aTATGTGGGCAATGGGCGCTATTCTGGCTGAGCTGTTGTCTCTTCGCCCTCTTTTTCCTGGAGCTAG TGAAGCAGATGAGATATACAAAATCTGCAGTGTGATAGGCAGCCCAACTGAACAGACATGGTTGGAGGGTCTTAATCTTGCTAGCGTAATCAATTACCAATTCCCTCGG CTTTCCGGTGTACCCCTTTCAAGCTTGATGCCGTATGCTAGTGCAGAAGCGGTTAACCTTGTCGAGCGCCTCTGCTCGTGGGATCCCAGCAATAGGCCGACGGCTGCAGAGGCTTTGCAGCATCCGTTCTTCCAGAGTTGCTACTATGTTCCACCATCTCTCCGTGCCAAACAATCTGCTGGACAGAGAGGGACTCTCGAGCATCAGCAGCAATACGTGAAGAGGTTGCCAGCGGCTTTGACCAATACTGCTAATAATAATAAGCCATATAACAGTTATGCTGCTGCAAAGGCGAATGCTCCTTCGTTTGGCGCTTGTCAGACCCAGCGGAAGCTGGAGATGCATAATAAGATTATTAACCATGACACAAGATGGAACAACAAAGCTGTCGGAAGTTATCATGTTAGAGATGCTAGGTATATACCACCGCCTGGAAGGAAGAGTCCtt CATCGATGAAGAATTGGGTCTTTCCTCGTGGGCCATCAGAGACTGCAAGTAAACAGGCAAATGGAGCGGTGGGGGAAGGAAGATGGAGTCAAAGTCAAAGTCAAAAGCCGGCAATGAAGGCAGGGTGGGTGGGAGAAAGTGGTGAAATGTTCCTCAGACCTATACAGCCTCCAAATCCCTACTCTAGGAGAATCGCTGGTTAA
- the LOC108838930 gene encoding uncharacterized protein LOC108838930 isoform X6, with protein sequence MDSEGDIGKESLLLITQGAEARVFESTFVGRRSIVKERFSKKYRHPILDVKLTLKRLNAEARCMTKARKLGVCTPVLYAVDPLLHSLTLEYIQGVSVKDVFLEFGANGMIVEEEQRLDDIAAQIGEAIAKLHDGGLSHGDLTTSNMLLRSGTNQLVLIDFGLSFTSSLPEDKAVDLYVLERALLSMHSSCGNVMDRILTAYRKSSKQWSATFNKLAQVRQRGRKRTMIG encoded by the exons ATGGACAGTGAGGGAGACATTGGGAAGGAATCTCTCCTTCTGATAACACAAGGAGCTGAAGCT AGGGTGTTCGAGTCTACATTTGTGGGAAGAAGGTCCATCGTTAAAGAGCGATTCTCCAAGAAGTATAGACACCCGATTCTGGATGTGAAACTCACACTCAAACGATTGAATGCCGAGGCAAGGTGTATGACGAAAGCAAGAAAGCTCGGAGTTTGTACTCCAGTCCTCTATGCGGTGGATCCTCTGCTCCATTCCTTGACGCTCGAGTACATCCAAGGCGTCTCTGTCAAAGACGTTTTCCTAGAGTTTGGTGCCAATGGGATGATAGTCGAGGAGGAACAACGGTTGGATGATATAGCTGCTCAGATTGGTGAGGCCATCGCTAAGCTCCATGATGGTGGCTTGTCTCACGGTGACTTGACCACTTCAAACATGTTACTCAGAAGCGGTACAAATCAGCTG GTACTAATTGATTTCGGGTTGAGTTTCACGTCGAGCTTGCCGGAAGACAAAGCTGTTGATCTATATGTACTTGAAAGAGCCTTGCTCTCAATGCATTCTTCATGCGGAAACGTG ATGGATCGTATACTGACAGCATATAGGAAGTCCTCAAAGCAATGGTCAGCCACGTTTAACAAGCTCGCACAAG TGAGGCAACGAGGAAGAAAGCGTACTATGATTGGATGA
- the LOC108838930 gene encoding uncharacterized protein LOC108838930 isoform X5, producing MKLPTGFVRQNHFLTVKSVRNFDTSNLIVPPLSENTKASKKLKNMDSEGDIGKESLLLITQGAEARVFESTFVGRRSIVKERFSKKYRHPILDVKLTLKRLNAEARCMTKARKLGVCTPVLYAVDPLLHSLTLEYIQGVSVKDVFLEFGANGMIVEEEQRLDDIAAQIGEAIAKLHDGGLSHGDLTTSNMLLRSGTNQLVLIDFGLSFTSSLPEDKAVDLYVLERALLSMHSSCGNVMDRILTAYRKSSKQWSATFNKLAQVRQRGRKRTMIG from the exons atgaaaCTTCCGACCGGTTTTGTTCGTCAGAACCATTTTCTAACCGTAAAATCGGTCAGAAACTTCGATACATCAAACCTAATCGTTCCTCCCCTCT CCGAAAACAC CAAGGCTTCCAAGAAACTTAAGAATATGGACAGTGAGGGAGACATTGGGAAGGAATCTCTCCTTCTGATAACACAAGGAGCTGAAGCT AGGGTGTTCGAGTCTACATTTGTGGGAAGAAGGTCCATCGTTAAAGAGCGATTCTCCAAGAAGTATAGACACCCGATTCTGGATGTGAAACTCACACTCAAACGATTGAATGCCGAGGCAAGGTGTATGACGAAAGCAAGAAAGCTCGGAGTTTGTACTCCAGTCCTCTATGCGGTGGATCCTCTGCTCCATTCCTTGACGCTCGAGTACATCCAAGGCGTCTCTGTCAAAGACGTTTTCCTAGAGTTTGGTGCCAATGGGATGATAGTCGAGGAGGAACAACGGTTGGATGATATAGCTGCTCAGATTGGTGAGGCCATCGCTAAGCTCCATGATGGTGGCTTGTCTCACGGTGACTTGACCACTTCAAACATGTTACTCAGAAGCGGTACAAATCAGCTG GTACTAATTGATTTCGGGTTGAGTTTCACGTCGAGCTTGCCGGAAGACAAAGCTGTTGATCTATATGTACTTGAAAGAGCCTTGCTCTCAATGCATTCTTCATGCGGAAACGTG ATGGATCGTATACTGACAGCATATAGGAAGTCCTCAAAGCAATGGTCAGCCACGTTTAACAAGCTCGCACAAG TGAGGCAACGAGGAAGAAAGCGTACTATGATTGGATGA
- the LOC108838930 gene encoding uncharacterized protein LOC108838930 isoform X2: MKLPTGFVRQNHFLTVKSVRNFDTSNLIVPPLCVLRRINQFLHPGVLRSCRPVCVDLAVRSASASLSLPRNFQPKTRNKASKKLKNMDSEGDIGKESLLLITQGAEARVFESTFVGRRSIVKERFSKKYRHPILDVKLTLKRLNAEARCMTKARKLGVCTPVLYAVDPLLHSLTLEYIQGVSVKDVFLEFGANGMIVEEEQRLDDIAAQIGEAIAKLHDGGLSHGDLTTSNMLLRSGTNQLVLIDFGLSFTSSLPEDKAVDLYVLERALLSMHSSCGNVMDRILTAYRKSSKQWSATFNKLAQVRQRGRKRTMIG, translated from the exons atgaaaCTTCCGACCGGTTTTGTTCGTCAGAACCATTTTCTAACCGTAAAATCGGTCAGAAACTTCGATACATCAAACCTAATCGTTCCTCCCCTCTGTGTGCTGCGCCGAATCAACCAGTTTCTTCACCCCGGCGTGCTCCGATCTTGCCGTCCGGTCTGTGTCGATCTCGCCGTCAGGTCTGCGTcggcctctctctctctcccccgaAATTTTCAGCCGAAAACACGCAA CAAGGCTTCCAAGAAACTTAAGAATATGGACAGTGAGGGAGACATTGGGAAGGAATCTCTCCTTCTGATAACACAAGGAGCTGAAGCT AGGGTGTTCGAGTCTACATTTGTGGGAAGAAGGTCCATCGTTAAAGAGCGATTCTCCAAGAAGTATAGACACCCGATTCTGGATGTGAAACTCACACTCAAACGATTGAATGCCGAGGCAAGGTGTATGACGAAAGCAAGAAAGCTCGGAGTTTGTACTCCAGTCCTCTATGCGGTGGATCCTCTGCTCCATTCCTTGACGCTCGAGTACATCCAAGGCGTCTCTGTCAAAGACGTTTTCCTAGAGTTTGGTGCCAATGGGATGATAGTCGAGGAGGAACAACGGTTGGATGATATAGCTGCTCAGATTGGTGAGGCCATCGCTAAGCTCCATGATGGTGGCTTGTCTCACGGTGACTTGACCACTTCAAACATGTTACTCAGAAGCGGTACAAATCAGCTG GTACTAATTGATTTCGGGTTGAGTTTCACGTCGAGCTTGCCGGAAGACAAAGCTGTTGATCTATATGTACTTGAAAGAGCCTTGCTCTCAATGCATTCTTCATGCGGAAACGTG ATGGATCGTATACTGACAGCATATAGGAAGTCCTCAAAGCAATGGTCAGCCACGTTTAACAAGCTCGCACAAG TGAGGCAACGAGGAAGAAAGCGTACTATGATTGGATGA
- the LOC108838930 gene encoding uncharacterized protein LOC108838930 isoform X4, translating to MKLPTGFVRQNHFLTVKSVRNFDTSNLIVPPLCVLRRINQFLHPGVLRSCRPVCVDLAVSKASKKLKNMDSEGDIGKESLLLITQGAEARVFESTFVGRRSIVKERFSKKYRHPILDVKLTLKRLNAEARCMTKARKLGVCTPVLYAVDPLLHSLTLEYIQGVSVKDVFLEFGANGMIVEEEQRLDDIAAQIGEAIAKLHDGGLSHGDLTTSNMLLRSGTNQLVLIDFGLSFTSSLPEDKAVDLYVLERALLSMHSSCGNVMDRILTAYRKSSKQWSATFNKLAQVRQRGRKRTMIG from the exons atgaaaCTTCCGACCGGTTTTGTTCGTCAGAACCATTTTCTAACCGTAAAATCGGTCAGAAACTTCGATACATCAAACCTAATCGTTCCTCCCCTCTGTGTGCTGCGCCGAATCAACCAGTTTCTTCACCCCGGCGTGCTCCGATCTTGCCGTCCGGTCTGTGTCGATCTCGCCGTCAG CAAGGCTTCCAAGAAACTTAAGAATATGGACAGTGAGGGAGACATTGGGAAGGAATCTCTCCTTCTGATAACACAAGGAGCTGAAGCT AGGGTGTTCGAGTCTACATTTGTGGGAAGAAGGTCCATCGTTAAAGAGCGATTCTCCAAGAAGTATAGACACCCGATTCTGGATGTGAAACTCACACTCAAACGATTGAATGCCGAGGCAAGGTGTATGACGAAAGCAAGAAAGCTCGGAGTTTGTACTCCAGTCCTCTATGCGGTGGATCCTCTGCTCCATTCCTTGACGCTCGAGTACATCCAAGGCGTCTCTGTCAAAGACGTTTTCCTAGAGTTTGGTGCCAATGGGATGATAGTCGAGGAGGAACAACGGTTGGATGATATAGCTGCTCAGATTGGTGAGGCCATCGCTAAGCTCCATGATGGTGGCTTGTCTCACGGTGACTTGACCACTTCAAACATGTTACTCAGAAGCGGTACAAATCAGCTG GTACTAATTGATTTCGGGTTGAGTTTCACGTCGAGCTTGCCGGAAGACAAAGCTGTTGATCTATATGTACTTGAAAGAGCCTTGCTCTCAATGCATTCTTCATGCGGAAACGTG ATGGATCGTATACTGACAGCATATAGGAAGTCCTCAAAGCAATGGTCAGCCACGTTTAACAAGCTCGCACAAG TGAGGCAACGAGGAAGAAAGCGTACTATGATTGGATGA
- the LOC108854324 gene encoding transcription factor MAMYB: MEFYDEDKPRFVLQSRPSSSRKTTEEDDDPKTPNKISISISVVISLLTLSLSFFYFESEPAQSLLLWLAISFLVGPFAPSSLTGGKIRVGYGHILEPEQIDDEHSTDNERESRRSKRSNKVTKNDKPPENPPPVVATSKVVDRNGSVKESKEWSEEEVEVLKKQLVKHPAGKPGRWEAVASAFGGKYKTENVIKKAKEIGEKKVYESDDYAQFLKNRKASSDPRLAEEEEDAEKNGGDDESWSNGEDIALLNALKAFPKEAAMRWEKVAAAVPGKSKAACMKRVTELKKGFRSSKSGAN; encoded by the coding sequence ATGGAGTTTTACGACGAGGACAAGCCAAGATTCGTCCTCCAATCACGTCCTTCCTCTTCTCGCAAGACGACGGAAGAGGACGACGATCCTAAAACCCCAAACAAGATATCCATCTCAATCTCCGTCGTCATCTCTCTCCTCACTCTATCACTCTCCTTCTTCTACTTTGAATCCGAGCCTGCCCAATCGCTCCTCTTGTGGCTCGCGATCTCCTTCCTCGTCGGTCCTTTCGCGCCGTCTTCTCTCACCGGCGGCAAAATCCGCGTCGGTTACGGTCATATCCTGGAGCCGGAGCAGATCGACGACGAACACTCCACGGATAACGAACGCGAATCGAGGAGGAGCAAGAGATCTAATAAAGTGACGAAGAACGATAAACCGCCGGAGAATCCACCTCCGGTTGTGGCAACGAGTAAAGTGGTGGATCGAAATGGATCTGTGAAGGAAAGTAAGGAGTGGAGTGAAGAAGAGGTCGAGGTTCTGAAGAAGCAGCTTGTGAAGCATCCGGCGGGGAAGCCTGGGCGGTGGGAAGCGGTTGCGTCTGCGTTTGGAGGGAAGTATAAGACAGAGAATGTGATCAAGAAGGCGAAAGAGATCGGAGAGAAGAAAGTGTATGAGAGTGACGATTACGCTCAGTTTCTGAAGAACAGGAAAGCTTCTTCGGATCCTAGATtggctgaagaagaagaagacgccGAGAAGAATGGAGGAGATGACGAGAGTTGGAGTAATGGAGAAGACATTGCACTGCTCAATGCTCTTAAAGCTTTTCCCAAAGAAGCGGCTATGAGATGGGAGAAGGTTGCAGCTGCAGTTCCTGGGAAGTCCAAGGCTGCTTGTATGAAGAGAGTTACTGAGCTTAAGAAAGGGTTTAGGAGCTCCAAGTCTGGAGCCAATTAG
- the LOC108838930 gene encoding uncharacterized protein LOC108838930 isoform X1 yields the protein MKLPTGFVRQNHFLTVKSVRNFDTSNLIVPPLCVLRRINQFLHPGVLRSCRPVCVDLAVRSASASLSLPRNFQPKTRNLCSKASKKLKNMDSEGDIGKESLLLITQGAEARVFESTFVGRRSIVKERFSKKYRHPILDVKLTLKRLNAEARCMTKARKLGVCTPVLYAVDPLLHSLTLEYIQGVSVKDVFLEFGANGMIVEEEQRLDDIAAQIGEAIAKLHDGGLSHGDLTTSNMLLRSGTNQLVLIDFGLSFTSSLPEDKAVDLYVLERALLSMHSSCGNVMDRILTAYRKSSKQWSATFNKLAQVRQRGRKRTMIG from the exons atgaaaCTTCCGACCGGTTTTGTTCGTCAGAACCATTTTCTAACCGTAAAATCGGTCAGAAACTTCGATACATCAAACCTAATCGTTCCTCCCCTCTGTGTGCTGCGCCGAATCAACCAGTTTCTTCACCCCGGCGTGCTCCGATCTTGCCGTCCGGTCTGTGTCGATCTCGCCGTCAGGTCTGCGTcggcctctctctctctcccccgaAATTTTCAGCCGAAAACACGCAA TTTGTGCAGCAAGGCTTCCAAGAAACTTAAGAATATGGACAGTGAGGGAGACATTGGGAAGGAATCTCTCCTTCTGATAACACAAGGAGCTGAAGCT AGGGTGTTCGAGTCTACATTTGTGGGAAGAAGGTCCATCGTTAAAGAGCGATTCTCCAAGAAGTATAGACACCCGATTCTGGATGTGAAACTCACACTCAAACGATTGAATGCCGAGGCAAGGTGTATGACGAAAGCAAGAAAGCTCGGAGTTTGTACTCCAGTCCTCTATGCGGTGGATCCTCTGCTCCATTCCTTGACGCTCGAGTACATCCAAGGCGTCTCTGTCAAAGACGTTTTCCTAGAGTTTGGTGCCAATGGGATGATAGTCGAGGAGGAACAACGGTTGGATGATATAGCTGCTCAGATTGGTGAGGCCATCGCTAAGCTCCATGATGGTGGCTTGTCTCACGGTGACTTGACCACTTCAAACATGTTACTCAGAAGCGGTACAAATCAGCTG GTACTAATTGATTTCGGGTTGAGTTTCACGTCGAGCTTGCCGGAAGACAAAGCTGTTGATCTATATGTACTTGAAAGAGCCTTGCTCTCAATGCATTCTTCATGCGGAAACGTG ATGGATCGTATACTGACAGCATATAGGAAGTCCTCAAAGCAATGGTCAGCCACGTTTAACAAGCTCGCACAAG TGAGGCAACGAGGAAGAAAGCGTACTATGATTGGATGA